The following proteins are co-located in the Flavobacterium sp. CECT 9288 genome:
- a CDS encoding porin has product MKKILFKASVLLLSLQGFSQGSTEYGGGLKFNLNEDGSKFMRVIAWNQIWMRSSEMNPGTMIGGEATSTATDIGNRRLRFLAYAQVSKRYMILTHFGINNQTFTNGGAAGTSGTGGYGAGKKPGLFFHDAWNEYAVVLPEKDKKFSMSLGAGLHYYMGLSRMTMGSTLNFLTIDAPIFNWPLIENSDQFARQVGLFAKGKYGKLEYRLSYNKPYATNLAPVNTTNVANAVAVDNSGLTKWSKAGYLEYQFLEQEANVLPFKVGSYLGTKKVFNLGAGFYTAPDATRSLVNNTINKHDITLLSADAFMDLPIGKKEKKMAVTAYSVLYDYDFGPNYLRNVGIMNVGTLDPNFTGNRAIAGPGNAQPTIGSGTIWYTQAGVLLPNKEAKPKVRIQPFGAVTYKDFDALAQTSTQFDIGSNFFLDGHHAKITAQYSTRPVYTSLTNKSGSLGEFVVQLQIYL; this is encoded by the coding sequence ATGAAAAAAATATTGTTTAAAGCGTCGGTCCTCTTACTATCGCTACAAGGTTTTTCACAAGGATCCACAGAGTACGGTGGAGGCTTGAAATTTAACCTGAATGAAGATGGGTCAAAATTCATGCGTGTTATAGCGTGGAACCAGATCTGGATGCGCTCCTCTGAGATGAATCCCGGAACAATGATTGGTGGCGAAGCAACATCAACAGCAACAGACATAGGAAACAGACGTTTGCGTTTCCTAGCTTATGCACAAGTTTCTAAACGATACATGATTTTAACCCATTTCGGGATTAATAACCAAACCTTTACCAATGGCGGCGCAGCAGGAACATCTGGAACAGGTGGTTATGGCGCAGGTAAAAAACCAGGTTTGTTTTTTCATGACGCTTGGAACGAATATGCAGTAGTTCTACCTGAAAAAGACAAAAAATTTAGTATGTCACTGGGTGCAGGATTGCATTACTACATGGGACTATCTAGAATGACCATGGGATCGACTTTGAACTTCTTAACTATAGACGCTCCTATTTTTAACTGGCCATTAATAGAAAACTCAGATCAATTTGCTAGACAAGTGGGACTTTTTGCCAAAGGTAAATATGGCAAACTAGAATATCGCTTGAGCTACAATAAGCCTTACGCTACAAACCTTGCTCCCGTTAATACCACAAATGTTGCAAACGCAGTAGCGGTTGACAATAGTGGCTTGACAAAATGGTCTAAAGCAGGATACTTAGAATATCAATTTTTAGAGCAAGAGGCAAACGTACTTCCTTTTAAAGTAGGAAGTTATTTAGGTACTAAAAAAGTATTCAATCTAGGTGCAGGTTTTTACACAGCTCCAGATGCTACTAGATCATTGGTTAACAACACCATAAACAAACACGATATTACCCTTTTATCTGCTGATGCTTTTATGGATTTACCTATTGGAAAAAAAGAAAAGAAAATGGCTGTAACTGCATACAGCGTATTATATGATTATGATTTTGGACCTAACTATCTTCGTAATGTGGGTATTATGAACGTAGGAACATTAGACCCTAATTTTACGGGGAACAGAGCAATTGCCGGTCCTGGAAATGCGCAGCCTACAATAGGTTCTGGAACTATCTGGTACACTCAAGCAGGTGTTTTATTGCCTAACAAAGAGGCGAAACCAAAAGTGAGAATCCAACCTTTTGGAGCAGTCACTTACAAAGACTTTGATGCTTTAGCGCAAACAAGCACACAATTTGACATAGGATCAAACTTTTTCCTTGACGGACATCACGCTAAAATTACAGCACAATATTCAACTAGACCCGTTTACACTTCGCTAACAAACAAATCTGGGTCCTTAGGAGAGTTTGTAGTACAACTTCAAATCTATTTATAA
- a CDS encoding helix-turn-helix domain-containing protein has protein sequence MEILACPKCQETHITKSGIINNKQRYLCKKCKYFFTVNKLGKKIDDYYVTKALQLYLEGLSYREIERIIGVSHVTVSNWVKSFNIKKPSHTNYHPTYKILNHLELIEYIKKKELISGAGMIITELGDKFMLIKWERFKD, from the coding sequence ATGGAGATTTTAGCCTGTCCAAAATGTCAAGAAACTCATATTACAAAAAGTGGCATCATCAACAATAAACAAAGGTACTTGTGTAAAAAATGCAAGTATTTTTTTACCGTAAATAAATTGGGTAAAAAAATAGACGACTACTACGTAACTAAGGCCTTGCAACTTTATCTAGAAGGCTTGAGTTATAGAGAAATTGAACGCATCATAGGAGTTTCGCATGTTACCGTTAGCAATTGGGTAAAATCTTTTAATATCAAAAAACCATCTCATACCAACTACCATCCTACTTACAAAATTTTAAATCACTTAGAATTAATAGAATACATAAAGAAAAAAGAACTTATATCCGGCGCAGGAATGATTATTACAGAGCTAGGTGATAAATTCATGCTAATAAAATGGGAGCGTTTCAAAGATTAA
- a CDS encoding type III pantothenate kinase has product MVLVIDVGNTRIKAAVFEGNMLLEVFVFVKEELQKNCVNILKKYPLLIQVVVSSVGFVDEIAFLKLESKLKIHFVTREEEFPFVNKYATPATLGIDRMVLAAGAVLQFPRQNRLVIDAGTCVTYDFIDEQDHYLGGAISPGLRLRYESLHNFTAKLPLLTLENPKELIGDSTNSSIHSGVVNGLVYEIDGFIADYKLKYPNFIIILTGGDTVFLAKRLKNTIFANSNFLLESLNRKFHYNIKK; this is encoded by the coding sequence ATGGTTTTAGTTATAGATGTGGGCAATACAAGGATTAAAGCGGCTGTCTTTGAGGGGAATATGCTTCTAGAGGTTTTTGTATTTGTTAAAGAGGAGCTTCAAAAAAATTGTGTAAATATTTTAAAAAAATATCCTTTGCTCATTCAAGTTGTAGTTTCGTCAGTTGGTTTTGTTGATGAAATTGCCTTTTTAAAGCTTGAATCTAAATTAAAAATACACTTCGTAACTCGTGAAGAAGAGTTTCCTTTTGTAAATAAATACGCAACACCAGCAACATTAGGAATTGATAGAATGGTTTTGGCGGCTGGAGCTGTGTTGCAATTTCCTAGACAAAACAGGCTGGTTATTGATGCAGGTACTTGTGTGACCTATGATTTTATAGATGAACAAGATCATTATTTGGGAGGTGCTATTTCACCTGGCTTAAGATTGAGGTACGAATCCTTGCATAATTTTACTGCTAAATTGCCATTGCTTACACTCGAAAATCCTAAGGAGCTTATAGGCGATTCTACTAATAGTTCCATTCATTCCGGTGTTGTTAACGGATTGGTTTATGAAATTGATGGATTCATAGCAGATTACAAGTTGAAGTATCCAAATTTTATAATAATTTTAACGGGCGGCGATACAGTTTTTTTGGCTAAACGATTAAAAAATACCATATTTGCCAATTCAAATTTCCTTTTGGAGAGTTTGAATCGAAAATTCCATTATAATATCAAAAAATGA
- the lptC gene encoding LPS export ABC transporter periplasmic protein LptC has translation MGSCVFALVSCESNFKNIQKINFSEFVPSSDADLVDLKYTDSGRITAVLVSPKMLDYATVDFPFTEFPKGIDVTLYDKKGKKTFIQSKYAVSYKVTNMIDLQGNVKIFTEDGQKLETEQLYFDQKNEWFFTERKFKLSGAKGVSNGQGIDFSKDFKIINSQKITGEVQTEE, from the coding sequence ATGGGCAGTTGTGTATTTGCACTTGTAAGTTGCGAAAGTAATTTTAAAAACATTCAAAAAATCAATTTCTCTGAGTTTGTACCTAGTAGTGATGCTGATTTAGTAGACTTAAAATATACTGATTCGGGAAGAATTACCGCGGTTTTAGTAAGTCCAAAAATGCTAGATTATGCTACCGTTGATTTTCCTTTCACTGAATTCCCAAAAGGTATTGATGTAACATTGTATGACAAGAAAGGAAAAAAAACGTTTATTCAATCAAAATATGCAGTTTCTTACAAAGTTACTAATATGATTGATTTGCAAGGAAACGTAAAAATCTTCACCGAAGACGGTCAAAAATTAGAAACAGAGCAATTGTATTTTGACCAAAAAAACGAATGGTTTTTTACCGAAAGAAAGTTTAAATTATCAGGTGCCAAAGGCGTTTCAAACGGTCAAGGAATAGATTTTAGTAAAGACTTTAAGATCATTAATTCACAAAAAATAACGGGAGAGGTTCAAACAGAAGAATAA